A DNA window from Aphelocoma coerulescens isolate FSJ_1873_10779 chromosome 7, UR_Acoe_1.0, whole genome shotgun sequence contains the following coding sequences:
- the ACVR1 gene encoding activin receptor type-1 isoform X2: MILPVLMVMAFPSPSWQDDELKLKMVPYECVCEGMSCGNGDRCQGQRCFASLSINDGTKVYQKGCFQVYEQRKMTCKTPPSPNQAVECCQGHLCNMNITAQLPSSKGQTFQGEAAGYSMETLIIVILAPVVVLIVFSAVAVLIIRRIQKNHMERLNSRDAEYGTIEGLIASNVGDSTLADLLDHSCTSGSGSGLPFLVQRTVARQITLVECVGFIASDMTSRNSSTQLWLITHYHEMGSLYDYLQLTTLDTVSCLRIVLSIASGLAHLHIEIFGTQGKPAISHRDLKSKNILVKKNGQCCIADLGLAVMHSQSTNQLDVGNNPRVGTKRYMAPEVLDETIQADCFDSYKRVDIWAFGLVLWEVARRMVSNGIVEDYKPPFYDLVPNDPSFEDMRKVVCVDQQRPNIPNRWFSDPTLTSLAKLMKECWYQNPSARLTALRIKKTLTKIDNSLDKLKADC; encoded by the exons ATGATTCTCCCTGTACTGATGGTGATGGCATTCCCATCTCCGAGCTGGCAAG ATGATGAACTGAAGCTCAAGATGGTCCCctatgagtgtgtgtgtgagggcaTGTCCTGTGGGAATGGGGACCGGTGCCAAGGCCAGCGATGCTTTGCTTCCCTGAGCATTAATGACGGGACTAAGGTTTACCAGAAAGGCTGCTTCCAGGTCTATGAACAGCGGAAAATGACGTGCAAAACGCCTCCGTCCCCCAACCAGGCTGTGGAGTGCTGCCAGGGACACCTTTGCAACATGAACATCACTGCGCAGCTGCCCTCTTCCAAAG GGCAAACCTTTCAAGGAGAAGCTGCAGGTTACAGCATGGAAACACTAATCATCGTTATCCTAGCTCCTGTGGTAGTGTTGATAGTTTTTTCTGCAGTAGCTGTGCTGATCATACGGAGAATACAGAAAAACCACATGGAGAGGCTCAATTCCAGGGATGCAGAGTACGGCACAATCGAGGGGCTCATCGCCTCGAACGTGGGGGACAGCACGTTGGCA GATTTGTTGGACCATTCCTGCACATCTGGAAGTGGCTCTGGACTTCCTTTCTTGGTGCAAAGAACAGTGGCTCGCCAGATTACACTTGTGGAGTGTGTAG GTTTTATTGCATCTGATATGACTTCCAGGAACTCCAGCACGCAGCTGTGGCTGATCACGCATTACCACGAGATGGGCTCTCTGTACGACTACCTGCAGCTGACCACGCTGGACACGGTGAGCTGCCTTCGCATCGTGCTGTCCATCGCCAGCGGCCTGGCGCACCTGCACATCGAGATCTTCGGCACGCAGGGCAAGCCGGCCATCTCCCACCGCGACCTCAAGAGCAAGAACATCCTTGTCAAGAAGAATGGGCAGTGCTGCATCGCCGACCTGG GCCTTGCAGTTATGCATTCCCAAAGCACAAACCAGTTGGATGTGGGGAACAATCCCCGTGTGGGCACCAAGCGCTACATGGCTCCAGAAGTCTTGGACGAAACAATCCAGGCAGACTGCTTTGACTCCTACAAGCGGGTGGACATCTGGGCCTTTGGGCTGGTCCTTTGGGAAGTGGCCAGGCGCATGGTTAGCAATG GTATCGTGGAAGACTACAAACCACCCTTTTATGACTTGGTTCCGAACGATCCCAGTTTTGAAGACATGAGGAAAGTGGTCTGTGTGGATCAGCAGAGGCCCAACATTCCCAACAGATGGTTCTCAGACCCG ACGTTGACGTCCCTTGCCAAGCTGATGAAGGAGTGCTGGTACCAGAACCCATCGGCCAGACTGACAGCCCTGCGCATCAAAAAGACTTTGACCAAAATTGACAATTCCTTAGACAAACTGAAAGCTGACTGTTGA
- the ACVR1 gene encoding activin receptor type-1 isoform X1: MILPVLMVMAFPSPSWQDDELKLKMVPYECVCEGMSCGNGDRCQGQRCFASLSINDGTKVYQKGCFQVYEQRKMTCKTPPSPNQAVECCQGHLCNMNITAQLPSSKGQTFQGEAAGYSMETLIIVILAPVVVLIVFSAVAVLIIRRIQKNHMERLNSRDAEYGTIEGLIASNVGDSTLADLLDHSCTSGSGSGLPFLVQRTVARQITLVECVGKGRYGEVWRGQWQGENVAVKIFSSRDEKSWFRETELYNTVLLRHENILGFIASDMTSRNSSTQLWLITHYHEMGSLYDYLQLTTLDTVSCLRIVLSIASGLAHLHIEIFGTQGKPAISHRDLKSKNILVKKNGQCCIADLGLAVMHSQSTNQLDVGNNPRVGTKRYMAPEVLDETIQADCFDSYKRVDIWAFGLVLWEVARRMVSNGIVEDYKPPFYDLVPNDPSFEDMRKVVCVDQQRPNIPNRWFSDPTLTSLAKLMKECWYQNPSARLTALRIKKTLTKIDNSLDKLKADC; encoded by the exons ATGATTCTCCCTGTACTGATGGTGATGGCATTCCCATCTCCGAGCTGGCAAG ATGATGAACTGAAGCTCAAGATGGTCCCctatgagtgtgtgtgtgagggcaTGTCCTGTGGGAATGGGGACCGGTGCCAAGGCCAGCGATGCTTTGCTTCCCTGAGCATTAATGACGGGACTAAGGTTTACCAGAAAGGCTGCTTCCAGGTCTATGAACAGCGGAAAATGACGTGCAAAACGCCTCCGTCCCCCAACCAGGCTGTGGAGTGCTGCCAGGGACACCTTTGCAACATGAACATCACTGCGCAGCTGCCCTCTTCCAAAG GGCAAACCTTTCAAGGAGAAGCTGCAGGTTACAGCATGGAAACACTAATCATCGTTATCCTAGCTCCTGTGGTAGTGTTGATAGTTTTTTCTGCAGTAGCTGTGCTGATCATACGGAGAATACAGAAAAACCACATGGAGAGGCTCAATTCCAGGGATGCAGAGTACGGCACAATCGAGGGGCTCATCGCCTCGAACGTGGGGGACAGCACGTTGGCA GATTTGTTGGACCATTCCTGCACATCTGGAAGTGGCTCTGGACTTCCTTTCTTGGTGCAAAGAACAGTGGCTCGCCAGATTACACTTGTGGAGTGTGTAG GAAAGGGCCGTTATGGAGAAGTTTGGAGGGGTCAGTGGCAAGGAGAAAATGTTGCTGTGAAGATCTTCTCTTCTAGGGATGAAAAGTCCTGGTTCAGGGAAACTGAGCTGTACAACACTGTATTGCTGCGGCATGAGAATATTTTAG GTTTTATTGCATCTGATATGACTTCCAGGAACTCCAGCACGCAGCTGTGGCTGATCACGCATTACCACGAGATGGGCTCTCTGTACGACTACCTGCAGCTGACCACGCTGGACACGGTGAGCTGCCTTCGCATCGTGCTGTCCATCGCCAGCGGCCTGGCGCACCTGCACATCGAGATCTTCGGCACGCAGGGCAAGCCGGCCATCTCCCACCGCGACCTCAAGAGCAAGAACATCCTTGTCAAGAAGAATGGGCAGTGCTGCATCGCCGACCTGG GCCTTGCAGTTATGCATTCCCAAAGCACAAACCAGTTGGATGTGGGGAACAATCCCCGTGTGGGCACCAAGCGCTACATGGCTCCAGAAGTCTTGGACGAAACAATCCAGGCAGACTGCTTTGACTCCTACAAGCGGGTGGACATCTGGGCCTTTGGGCTGGTCCTTTGGGAAGTGGCCAGGCGCATGGTTAGCAATG GTATCGTGGAAGACTACAAACCACCCTTTTATGACTTGGTTCCGAACGATCCCAGTTTTGAAGACATGAGGAAAGTGGTCTGTGTGGATCAGCAGAGGCCCAACATTCCCAACAGATGGTTCTCAGACCCG ACGTTGACGTCCCTTGCCAAGCTGATGAAGGAGTGCTGGTACCAGAACCCATCGGCCAGACTGACAGCCCTGCGCATCAAAAAGACTTTGACCAAAATTGACAATTCCTTAGACAAACTGAAAGCTGACTGTTGA